In Cyanobium sp. AMD-g, one genomic interval encodes:
- a CDS encoding DUF2256 domain-containing protein encodes MLEQVLHERMPHHVDRPTKTCVVCGRPFQWRKKWKDVWEEVRYCSERCRQNRNRALPVPGATDRPQMSNSLTSDRH; translated from the coding sequence ATGCTGGAACAAGTGCTTCATGAACGGATGCCCCATCACGTTGATCGCCCCACCAAAACCTGCGTGGTCTGTGGTCGACCGTTCCAGTGGCGTAAGAAGTGGAAAGACGTCTGGGAGGAGGTTCGCTATTGCTCGGAGCGTTGCCGGCAGAACCGAAACCGCGCACTCCCTGTCCCTGGGGCTACCGATCGCCCTCAGATGTCGAATTCCCTCACCAGCGACCGGCATTGA
- a CDS encoding magnesium transporter CorA family protein — protein MSEASFYVIGRDGPAKRVASAVEAVTAAEVEGFAWLHYREATRDDLAGLVGLLGLHSLAIEDCFDDNQIPKVDEFPDNTFILFNTFQYDQGTLEVGEINLFLGKRFLVSISHLDSRQHSYLDGVQRIAERSIDEVRQGPSHLMELILDHVVDQKFLAIEALEDDLDGVEGALIADPASFKPADLIRFRRYLLRLRKSLFHEREILSKICRGDFPLVSEKAIYHYRDIYDHLVRFYEVTESYRDIVTSLMEMYLSMLNNQMAKAANDTNATVRRLTLITTIFMPLTLLAGIGGMSEWTMITGPRNWRVSYPAFMLAMVVIGFASYYALRRLDRNRPTARHHRHR, from the coding sequence GTGTCGGAAGCCAGCTTCTATGTCATCGGCCGCGATGGCCCTGCGAAGCGCGTGGCATCGGCCGTGGAGGCTGTCACGGCGGCGGAAGTGGAAGGCTTCGCCTGGTTGCACTACCGCGAGGCCACAAGGGATGATCTGGCGGGGCTTGTCGGCCTGCTTGGCCTGCACTCGCTGGCCATCGAAGATTGCTTTGATGACAATCAGATCCCCAAGGTGGACGAGTTCCCAGACAACACCTTCATCCTTTTCAACACCTTTCAGTATGACCAGGGCACTCTGGAGGTGGGCGAAATCAACCTGTTCCTCGGCAAGAGATTTCTGGTCAGCATCAGTCACCTTGATTCCAGGCAGCACTCCTATCTTGATGGGGTTCAGCGAATTGCCGAAAGAAGTATTGACGAGGTCCGCCAGGGGCCGTCCCACCTCATGGAACTGATCCTCGACCACGTCGTTGATCAGAAGTTTCTGGCCATCGAAGCCCTTGAGGACGATCTGGATGGTGTGGAAGGAGCCCTGATTGCGGATCCGGCCAGCTTCAAGCCGGCCGATCTGATCAGGTTTCGGCGCTACCTGTTGCGACTGCGAAAGAGCCTGTTTCACGAGCGAGAGATCCTCAGCAAGATCTGCCGGGGGGATTTCCCTTTGGTGTCTGAGAAGGCGATCTACCACTATCGCGACATCTACGACCATCTGGTGCGCTTCTATGAGGTTACCGAGTCGTATCGCGACATCGTCACCAGCCTGATGGAGATGTATCTGTCGATGCTCAATAATCAGATGGCCAAAGCTGCTAACGACACCAACGCCACCGTCAGGCGCTTGACGCTGATCACGACGATCTTCATGCCGCTGACCCTGCTGGCGGGCATCGGCGGCATGTCCGAATGGACGATGATCACCGGCCCCAGGAACTGGCGTGTCTCCTATCCGGCCTTCATGCTCGCCATGGTGGTGATCGGCTTTGCCAGTTACTACGCCCTCCGCAGGCTGGACCGGAACCGTCCCACGGCGCGGCACCACCGGCACCGATGA